AAGGGCAATCATCACCCGCAGAGACCGCTCGATAGTGTCCTTAAAAGCACGCTGCTCATCCGCAGCCGCCAGGCTGGCCAGCGTGGGCAGCAAGGCGGTTGCGATTGCGGTACCGATCAGCGTCTCAGGCACCTGCTGGATCCACCAGCCATAGCTCAATGCTGTCACCGAACCAGTCACCAGCCGTGAAGCAAGGTTATCCCGGGCCAGGAAGATCAACTGGATGAAGACCATACTGATCAGACGGGGCCCCATCAGCCGCAGGACCTCTTTCATATGTTCATCTTTGAAATTAATCCTCGGCGACCAGCGGAACTTATATTTGATCAATCCCGGTATCTGAATCAACAAGTGCAGTGCAGCACCGATGATCACGCCATAAACCAAGCCCTGAATGCCCAGCCCAAAGGCGGGCAACTGTACGCCACCCAACACAAGGCCCTCTTTCGGTGCCAAGATCACAGCGCCGAAAATCTGCCCCAAATCGTAGAGCAAGGGTGCAATGGCCGGTAAGAGAAAATGCTGATTGGCTTGCAAGCCGGCCATCACCAGACCACTGATCGAAAAGATCAGGGTTGAGATCAGGTTCATCCGCATCAACTGGACGGCCAGATCTTGCTGCTCAGGTGTAAATCCCGGCGCAATCCCTAACTGACCGCGGACCAAAGGGCCTGCCAATAGGGCCACCACAATCGCCAGCACTCCCGTTACGATAAAGGCCAGGTTGGCAACCTGCGAGAACACCCGCCAGGATGCTTCCCGCCCTTCTTTTGAGAGCGTTGCGCTCAGCACGGGGATAAAGGCAATCGCCAGGGCGCCACCGGAGATCAATGCAAAGAGCAAGTCCGGTAGGTTATTGGCCGCGTTGAAGACATCAAGTTCTTCAGAGAGACCAAACTGACGTCCAATGATGATCGTACGCAGAACCCCCAAAAGTTTATCCATCCCGAAAAACACAGCTAACAACAATGAGATCCGGGTCAATCGACTGGTTTTCTTCATCGTTTTCCTTTCCTGATTTGCAGCTCAGTTGACCTGATTATGCCATAATCACCCCACTCTGACCAGTTGCGTCCATTATCCCATCCCCACCTCTTTCCGGGAATGTTACAATTAGGGCAATGAATACTAATACGAAGACCGGAAAATTATATATCGTTGCCACACCAATCGGCAACCCCAAAGATATCACCCTGCGCGCCCTCGAGATCCTCAAAAAGGTTGATGTTGTGATCTGTGAGGAATACCGCTTGGGCAGTAAGTTATTGCACCAGTTAGGTATCGAGAACGAGCTGATCACCCTGAACGAGCACAATGAAATGCAGGAAGCTCAAAATATCCTCGTTCGGCTGGCCAAAGGCGAGACCATGGCGATCATCTCCGATGCGGGCACACCGGTCTTTGCCGACCCCGGCCAGCGTCTCCTGGAGTTACTCTACCAATCCAACATCCCCGTTTCACCTATTCCCGGCCCAGCCTCATTAATGGCCGCCCTCTCTCTCTGCGATTTCCCGATCACGCGTTTTGTGTTTGCCGGCTTCCCACCGCGCAAGACCGAATTGCGCGAGAAATTCCTCTCCGATTATAAAACGAGCTCGGTCCCAGTCATCCTGATGGATACACCCTACCGCCTCACCAAGATGCTGGAAGAGGTGCAGACCGTCTTTGGCAAGAACCAGCAGATATTGTTGGCTTGTGATATGACCCTGAAGAAAGAAGGTATCTATCGCGGCGCTGTCAGTGATATCCTGCCCAAGGTAGCCGGGCAAAAGCGGGAATTCATCCTGATCCTCAACCTCAACCGGCGGAGACGCAGATAGATGACCGAACCCAAGACGCTCTCCATCCGGGATAAGACCATCCCCCTGCCCATATTCCTGCCCGACGCAACACTCGGTTATGTGCGGGCTGTGGATTCGCTGGATCTGTTGGGTGTGAACATTCAAGCGCTGGTGATGAACACCTTCCACCTGATGCAAAAACCCGGTTCCAGCACCATCCAGGCCTTCAACGGGCTGCACAGCTTTGCGGATTGGCCAGGGCTGATCATCACCGACTCGGGCGGCTTTCAGGCCTATTCTCTGATCCATCAAAACGCTCAATACGGCTCGCTGACCGATAAAGGTATCCTATTCCGCCCGGAAGGCAAAGACCGGAAGTTCATCCTCTCCCCCGAAAAGAGCATCCAGCTGCAGATCAGCTACGACACCGATGTCGTGATCTGTCTGGATGATTGCACCCATGTGGATGCGCCTCGCGAAGAGCAGGAACTCTCCGTCCAACGCACCCTTGATTGGGCAATACGCTGTAAGACCGAGTACAACCGCCAGATGGATCAACGCCAGGTGGAAACCGCGAACCAGCCGCTGATTTTTGGTGTGATCCAGGGCGGTGGCTACCCGGACCTTCGTCGGAAGTGTGCTGAAGGCCTTCTGGAAATCGGATTTGACGGCTTTGGTTACGGCGGTTGGCCGCTGGATGGCGACGGCAACTTGCTGGAAGACATCGTCGGGCTCACCCGTGAACTCGTTCCTGCCCAATTCCCCATGCACGCTTTAGGCATCGGGCATCCGCTGAATCTGGTCAAAACCTATGAATTGGGTTATGAGATCTTCGACTGCGCCCTGCCCACCCGTGACGCCCGTCATGGCCGCCTGATGCGCTTCACTACAGCGCCGGATGAAGCCCTGACTGGCAAGGACTGGCTGGAATTTGTCTATATCTCCGATAAAAAACACATCAAAGACACCCGCCCAATCTCCGAGCACTGTGATTGCCCGGTTTGCAGTCATTACTCGCTGGGTTACCTCCACCACCTCTTCAAGACCGGTGACTGGCTCTACCAGCGGCTGGCAACCCTGCATAATTTACGCTTCATGACCCAACTGACCGAACGGCTGGCAAATCATGCCGGATAAGCCCCAGGTGGAAGCCCTGGCGGAAGCCGTGCAATCCAATCGGAAATACGCCAACATCACTTCCAGCCTCGTGCAGCGGCTCTGCCAAAGCGCGTTGGAGCGAGGCCTGAGCGGTAAAGCTGCTGTGAAGGATGTCCGCAATAAACTGCATCAAGTTGGTGGCGCTTACTTCAAACAGAACCCGAATTTCACCAGCGCCACGGATCAGCTGGCATCTCTCCCAAATGACCTCCAGGCAGCGGAAGTGCAGGCCTTCTGCCAAAAGCAGATGCAGACCCATGCTTCCACTGCGGAACGTGTTTCGATCCTCCCGGAATTCTTCCAAACCTGTCTTGCCCCAATTGCACCGGTGACCAACGTCCTTGATCTGGCCTGCGGGCTCAATCCCCTGGCCCTGCCCTGGATGCCGCTGGCGAAGGATGCTTGGTACCAGGCCTGCGATATCTACCTTGATATGATGGCCTTTGTGAACGCCTTTCTGGGCCATTTTCTGACCAACAGCCGGGCTTTTCCCTGTGACCTGGTGGCCGGGCCACCCCAAACCCCGGTGCAGGTGGCCTTCCTGCTCAAAACCATCCCCTGTCTCGAACAGGTTGATAAACAAATTGGGCTGTCTCTATTGGATCAAATCCTGGCTGAGCACATTCTGGTCAGCTTTCCGGCCAAAAGCCTGGGCGGCCGCAACAAGGGCATGCCAACCTTCTATCGGGATCACTTCTACGAGCTGATTGAGGGTCAACCCTGGCAGGTGCAGGAATTCAGCTTTTCCACTGAGATCGCGTTTCTGGTGACCAAATGAACCTGACGCCCGAAGATCGTGACGGCCTGCTGGAACGCGTGCTGAAAGCCCATAAATATCGGGAGAGCGGGCTCAACACCGAGACCGTTCTGGACCTGATTGACCAGGAAGTCCCCCGCCAGAGCTCGGAAAAAGCGCTCTATAAGGCCATCCGAGCAAAGCTGCATAATATCGTGGCGCCTTATCTCGGTGATCCGGATTATTCACTGCTGTCTGCAAAGCTGGATGCCCTCGCTGATCCCACCCTCGACTCACCGGAACTTCGCACTATTTGCCTGGAAACCCTAAAGTCCCACGCTTCCACGGCTGAACGCATTCCCGAGCAGGAAACAATCTATCAGCGTCTGTTTGCGGCAACCGGCCAACCAGACACCATTGTGGACCTGGCCTGTGCGCTGCATCCCCTGGCCTTCCCCTGGATGGGGCTGCCTCTCACGACCGCTTACCACGCTTATGACATCATCCAGCCTCGAGTGGATTTTATCAACCACTTTTTTGAGGTCATCGGTCTGGCCCCCCTGGCAGAGAATCGCGATATCCTCGTATCCCCACCGGAAATCCATGCCGACCTGGGACTCTTCTTCAAAGAAGCCCACCGCTTCGAAAAACGTCAACCGGGCTGCAACCGTGATTTTTGGGCAAAACTCAATGTGGACACCCTGGCCGTCTCCCTGCCCACCCAGAACCTGGCCGGCACCCACAGCCTGTTGGATCATCACCGTCAACTGGTGGAATCCAATCTCGCGCCGGGAAAAATCCGGGAGGAATTGATCTTCGATAAAGAAGTGATCTTCCTGATCGATCACCCAGGGAGGCAATAGTGGCTGAAAACAGCAAACTTCGCCCCAGCCTGGAGCGCTTCTCCGACATCCTGAGCGAGAAGGACATCGAACAAATCCTCGCCATCCAGGAGCAGCCGCTCCCCATCGGGATCCGGATCAATCCGCTCAAATCCAACCCCGCCGAAGCGATCGCAGCCCTCTCAGTCCGGTATGGCTGGCAAGTGACTCCCATTCCCTTCTGCGAAAATGGCTGGCTGATCCATTCATCCGAGAAGTCCCCAGGCACCGCCATTGAACACAAAATGGGCCAGTATTACTTACAGGACGCAGCCTCGATGGTACCCGTCAGCTTGTTTGATATGGACCTGCCGCAGCCATTGGTATTGGATATGGCGGCCTCACCCGGCGGCAAGACCACCCACCTGATTGATCGCACAGGGGATAAAGGCTTTATCCTGGCCAATGACGGCAGCAAGGGTCGCATCTCCGCTCTGCGTGCTGTGCTCTCCAACTGGGGTGGCGCTAACATTGCCATCAGCAACTATCCAGGCGAATCCTTCGGGAGCTGGTTTCCTGAAACCTTCGACCGGGTTTTGCTGGATGCGCCCTGCAGCATGGAAAACCTGCGCCCGACGGAAAACCGTCCCCTGCGGGAGACAACGATGGATGAGCGCCTCCGGCTACACGATCGCCAGTTGGATTTGCTGATCAGCGGGTTGACCAGCCTCAAGATTGGCGGCCAGATGGTCTACGCCACATGTTCGCTCGCCCCTGAAGAGGACGAAATGGTGGTCAATGCGGTCCTGGATCAATTCCCCAATACCCTACAAATCGAAGATGTCTCCCAGCGCTTCCAGCTCCACACCCCCGGCATCACTTCTTTCGGTTCAGAGCATTTTCACCCCTCATTAGAACATGCCCTGCGGCTCTGGCCCCATTTGACGGGTATGTCCGGCTTTTTCACCGTGCTGATCACCAAAACTGACACTATGCCCACCAACAAGCAGGCACCCCCGGCCAGAGACCTGAGCCGAACGGGATTATTGCCGTTAAATACAACAGAAACTCAGGCGCTTGAAGATGAAATCACAAAATCCTTCGGTCTCTCGCTAAGCGCTGTGTTGGATGACTTCAATCTCCAACTTTTCCAGCGCAGCCAGCAATATTTCCTGATCCCCTCGGCCTATTTGGACCGCTTCCAGGAACTACCTTATGAATATATTGGGATGTCTTTAGGGAAATGGGTCAGCGACCGTTTTGAGCCCTCTGCAGAATTTATCAGCCGTTTCGGCTGGCATTTCACAAAGGAAATCATCACGATTTCACCCGAAAAAGTCGAACAATGGATTGCCGGACGCGATATTCGCAACCCACAGGTGGAAAAACCCGCTCAGGGTCAATATGTACTGGTCAAAGACTCAGATGGACGAAACCTGGGTTTGGGCAAACTCCTACCCAAACGCCTGCGAAACATGCTGCCACGTTGATCCACTCAGATGCTCAATGAATTCTTGAGCATCATTCACCTTATCCGTATAATACCCCCGATATTTTTCCGGCAGCAGCCTGGCGATCTCAATCATCATCTCGTCAGCCACTTCCTGCAGGATACCCTTCTCGCGATCTTGGCCATTTAGGTCAAGCCGGAACGGTTCACCGACCTTAATTGCCATCGGTGTGCGTTTCAATTTCTTCAGATTAGCGGAATAATCCTCATGCCCGTAATAAACCACCGGCAGGATTGGTACGCCCGCTTTCATCGCCAGCATCGCCACGCCAGGTTTGGCCTGGATCAGATGCCCATCGCGGGTGCGGGTGCCTTCCGGCGCCACAGCCAGGATTTTCCCTTCCTTCAAAGCCTCCTGAGCCGCCCGAAAAGCGGTGAAATCGGCGATCTCCCGATTGATCGGGATGCCATCCCAGACATTGAACAGAAAACGGTAAAGGGCATTATCCCAGGTCTCCTGTTTCACCAGCCCTGTCGTGGGCCGGGGGTACATATGGGAAATGATGACCGGGGCATCCAGTGAGTTGATATGGTTCACCACCACCAATAAAGGCCCCTCAGCCGGCACCTTGTGCAATTCAGATTTATCAATCTTGAGAAAGATATTGCACAGGAACCGGACAATATGATTAACCAACCATCTCTTAATCATCGGATTATCCGCAAATCATCTGAAGCTGCTGTTTGAGGATCGACACTTCCAGTTCAGTACCGGCCTCGCAGATGGTCTCACCATCAGCGTGCACCGGTAGAGAGCCCGAAACTGCTGTGATTTTCACACGCTGGCTCAGCGGCATTTTTACAGCCTCGTGTTCACTTTGCGTGCCATTCATCACTTTGGGGAAAATTTTCAGGATTTCCCGACGGCTAACCCCTTCAACAATGCATAAATTCAAGAAGCCATCGTCCTGCTCGGATTCGGGCGCGAACATGAACGAACCACCCATCCGCCGGCCATTCATCAGAGAGACCAGCAAGCAGGGTTGTTCAATAACCTCATCATCCAGTTCCACACGGAGTAATGGCGCTCGGAAATAAAGGAAAATCGTTTTGACGGCCGCAATTAAATAAGCGGGAATGCCGCTGATGAACTTAGGCAGTTTTGCAGCCTCAAAACCAACGATGGTATCAAAACCGATCCCAACGCCATTGCCAAAATAACGACCTTCCGGATAATCCCCACCCTTGACCAGGCCGACATCAATCGGACGGGGTTTGGTCTCAGCCAATGCCTTGCAGGCTTCTTCCAAATCCTGCGGAACACCCATCCCATAGGAGAAATCATTGCCCCGGCCAACCGGCAGGACGCCCAGGTTCGCACAAAGGTTCCCAGCGATCGCATCCTGCATCAGGCCGTTGATCACCTCATTGGCAGTACCATCACCCCCCACCGACACCACCGTCTGATAGCCATTGGCCCCCGCCTCCTTCGCCAGTTCAATGGCATGGCCGGGGTACTCGGTCAGGATAATGTCATAATCCAGTTCAAGTCCATTAAGGATGGATTCAATTTCAGGAATGGCTTTGAGGGCAGAGCCTCTCCCGGCCAGCGGGTTGACGATCAAGCAGTATTTATGCACGTGTTTTCTCCAAGGCAGATCTGTATACCTAATCTAACCCATAATAAGTAGTAAAGTTTCAAAAAAGAATAACAGGTTTTTACCTAACCTGGTTTGTGTTTTCAACCAAATACAGGACCAAGCCCGGGAAGAAGATGGCCGCAGTCTCCATCCTGAGGATCCGCGTCCCTAAAGAAACCACCTGGCAACCGCATTCAAGCGCAGCTTCCACTTCATCTTCTGAGAAACCGCCTTCCGGGCCGACTAACAAACGGATTCTGACTCCTGAATAACCAATCAGGAGATCATTGAGCCCAGATTCCTCCGGGTCCTTTCCCTCCCAGGCTATAAGCGACAGGACATCATCACTTGGTTCACCTTGCAGCAAGTCCGAAAATGGCACTGGGTCGTTCAGCTCCGGCAGTTTTCCGCGCCCGGATTGCTCCGCAGCTTCCCGGATGATGCGCTCCCAGCGGTCACGCCGTTTCGGCTTCAGCTCGTCGGATTGCACCAGTGTGCGGGAGGAGATGAATGGCGTAAAGACACTCACACCAATCTCGGTCCCCTTTTGCAAAATCCACTCGAATTTATCCCGATGTGAAAGCCCCACGCATAGCTCAATTGTGACGATTGGCTCTCCTTTTGTCATTGAAGAGTCCAAAATCTGCCCCTGCACGGTTTTCTCAGCAGAGTCAATATCCAGCGCCACGTGATATACCTTGCCGGAATTATCCAGCACCTCCACTGGGTCACCTGCCTTCAAACGGAGGACGTGGACTATCTGATGACTAAGGTCGGGGGGAAACTGGACGTCCTTCCCTTTAATATATTCCGGCTGGATAAAAAATCGATTCATAACACGGTATACTTACAACATTCAAATTTGGAGTTAACAAATGGACGCTGAAAAGAATTCTACACCAACAACACAATTCAAGTATCTCGATATTATCACAATTGTCTTCGTTTTAGTTCTTGTTCTAAGCAATATTGCCTCATCAGCCAAGATCATCGACTGGGGCATCAGCCTCGGGCCGATTCAACTCAGCTTTGACGCCGGGACAATCCTCTTCCCGATCAGCTATATCTTCGGTGACGTGCTCACGGAAGTCTACGGCTATAAACGCTCCCGCCGGATCATCTGGCTCGGTTTCGGCGCACTGATCTTCAGCGCACTCGTCTTCCGTGTGGTTCAGATCCTTCCCGGTGAAGCTGTTTGGGAATCTGAAGTCGGTCAACAATCCTACAACATGATTCTGGGCAGCATGAGCACCGGTGGGATTGTCGTCGCCAGCCTGGCGGGTTTCTTCGCCGGCTCCTTCTCCAATGCCATCATCATGGCGCTGATGAAACTGCTGACCAAAGGGAAATATCTCTGGATGCGCACCATCGGCAGCACCATCATTGGCGAAGGTATGGACACCTTCACCTTCATCCTCGTTGCCTCAGCGCTGGGTGTGTTCCCCTGGGAAATCTTCTGGAGCCTGACCGTCACCAACTACATTTTCAAAGTCGGGGTGGAAGCCCTGATGACGCCCGTGACGTATTGGGTGGTCAATCACCTAAAGAAATCCGAAGGCGTCGATGTTTTTGATAAAGATACCAAATTCTCCCCCTTTATTTTCAAATAGACTTTAGTCCCTTTTACCTTCAATAACCACGGTGTATTCTCCCCGTGGTTTTTCTTTTTTAACCGCTTCTAGCAGCTCACTGAGCAGCCCCCGAGAGACTGTTTCAAACTTCTTGGTCAGGTCATTGGCAACTGCAGCCGGACGATCACCCAACACTTCCAGAGCGTCCTCCAAAAAAGCCTCGATCCGGTAGGTACTTTCATAAAAGACTTGAGTATGCGGTGTCTCGGCATCGGCCGCAAGGAACCGCTTGCGTGCACCGGATTTGCGCGGTGGAAAGCCCTTGAAAGTGAAACTGTGTGCCGGCAGACCGGAAAGTGATAACGCCATCACTACGGCTGATGCGCCTGGGATAGCTGTCACGGGGATTTCATTTTCAATGGCAGCCCTGACCAAGGTATACCCCGGATCGGAGATAACCGGCGTCCCAGCATCGGTCACCACGGCAACCGACTGACCTTCCAATAGCATCTCCATCAGCTTCGGCACAGCCTTTTCTTCATTGAAAGCATGATAGCTCTTCTGAGGTTTATGAATATCATAATGATTCAGCAGGATGGAGGTCTTGCGGGTATCTTCCGCGGCGATCAGGTCCACTGAACGCAGTACTTCCAAAGCCCGCAAGCTGATATCACCCAAATTTCCAATCGGTGTCGCCACTAAATACAACATTTAGGCTCCTTCAGCAAGATATGCCCGGATTTCACCAGTGGCTTGCTGGTTATCCTTAAAATGCACCGCGGTAATACCAAGATCGCGGGCTGCTTCAACATTGGGCAGGTAATCATCCAGGAATAGCGTGGTTTCCGGTGTCGCATTAAGCCGATTCAGCGCAATTTCATAGATGTCCGGGTCAGGCTTGATCACGCCCTCCTCCGCAGAAATGATGATATCCTCGACGATCTTATCCAACTCAAAGGTGTCAACCATCAAGCTGCGCGATTTATCACCGGCATTGCTCAGGATGCCGGTCTGGTAATTGTTGTGTAATTCTGACAACAGATCAACCATCGGCTGATTCAACATCTTCTTCGTTGAGGTGTGGCGTCTGATTCGTTTCATAAGGCGGCTGTTGATCTGCCATCGTTCAGCCATCAGTTGCCACAATGTCTCCTCGGGGATATGACCCAAACAAATTTCATTCATCAACTCCGATTCGTTGGGATTGGCTAAAATAGCTGAGACCTCCGGATCGTCCTTGATTCCAAGCACTTTACGCCAGTGTTTCATCCAGTTGCGATCCGGCGTCAGGAATAGCACGTCACCAAAATCAAATATGATTGTTCTAATTGTCATAATACTTCTATCTTTTTTGTCCCATGTAATTAAGTAGAGTCATTATATCAGGCTTGTCGAGTCCGCCAAAATGTTCCAGGCAAATTATTTAGGGAATCCATTGTTGGCTGAAAACAGGTAAAATAGTCTCAACGTTAACCCATTTTTGAGGTCAAGAAGGATATATTATGGAGAGAACCGTTCCCACAAGAGCATCGGATGAGATTGATCTTTATCTGCGGACCATATACTCGTTGCTGAGGTCCACTACCCGGGTGCGCATCCGC
This Chloroflexota bacterium DNA region includes the following protein-coding sequences:
- a CDS encoding diacylglycerol kinase family lipid kinase translates to MHKYCLIVNPLAGRGSALKAIPEIESILNGLELDYDIILTEYPGHAIELAKEAGANGYQTVVSVGGDGTANEVINGLMQDAIAGNLCANLGVLPVGRGNDFSYGMGVPQDLEEACKALAETKPRPIDVGLVKGGDYPEGRYFGNGVGIGFDTIVGFEAAKLPKFISGIPAYLIAAVKTIFLYFRAPLLRVELDDEVIEQPCLLVSLMNGRRMGGSFMFAPESEQDDGFLNLCIVEGVSRREILKIFPKVMNGTQSEHEAVKMPLSQRVKITAVSGSLPVHADGETICEAGTELEVSILKQQLQMICG
- a CDS encoding HAD family phosphatase codes for the protein MTIRTIIFDFGDVLFLTPDRNWMKHWRKVLGIKDDPEVSAILANPNESELMNEICLGHIPEETLWQLMAERWQINSRLMKRIRRHTSTKKMLNQPMVDLLSELHNNYQTGILSNAGDKSRSLMVDTFELDKIVEDIIISAEEGVIKPDPDIYEIALNRLNATPETTLFLDDYLPNVEAARDLGITAVHFKDNQQATGEIRAYLAEGA
- a CDS encoding 16S rRNA (uracil(1498)-N(3))-methyltransferase, whose product is MNRFFIQPEYIKGKDVQFPPDLSHQIVHVLRLKAGDPVEVLDNSGKVYHVALDIDSAEKTVQGQILDSSMTKGEPIVTIELCVGLSHRDKFEWILQKGTEIGVSVFTPFISSRTLVQSDELKPKRRDRWERIIREAAEQSGRGKLPELNDPVPFSDLLQGEPSDDVLSLIAWEGKDPEESGLNDLLIGYSGVRIRLLVGPEGGFSEDEVEAALECGCQVVSLGTRILRMETAAIFFPGLVLYLVENTNQVR
- the murJ gene encoding murein biosynthesis integral membrane protein MurJ translates to MKKTSRLTRISLLLAVFFGMDKLLGVLRTIIIGRQFGLSEELDVFNAANNLPDLLFALISGGALAIAFIPVLSATLSKEGREASWRVFSQVANLAFIVTGVLAIVVALLAGPLVRGQLGIAPGFTPEQQDLAVQLMRMNLISTLIFSISGLVMAGLQANQHFLLPAIAPLLYDLGQIFGAVILAPKEGLVLGGVQLPAFGLGIQGLVYGVIIGAALHLLIQIPGLIKYKFRWSPRINFKDEHMKEVLRLMGPRLISMVFIQLIFLARDNLASRLVTGSVTALSYGWWIQQVPETLIGTAIATALLPTLASLAAADEQRAFKDTIERSLRVMIALSLPLTVIISLVSLPLIQVAFGFSLGDAQMILWATQGYLIGLLGHSVVEVGVRAFYAKQNALVPMLVSFTGLIVYIGLAIGLMKPMAAGGIALANSLSYSIQALILVILLNRKAPEPYQFGKPILRSVAGAILGGVVTWLIYQGLDLSLPAVILAIGGAAIGALVAAVPIWKDLKLLVQL
- a CDS encoding 1-acyl-sn-glycerol-3-phosphate acyltransferase; protein product: MIKRWLVNHIVRFLCNIFLKIDKSELHKVPAEGPLLVVVNHINSLDAPVIISHMYPRPTTGLVKQETWDNALYRFLFNVWDGIPINREIADFTAFRAAQEALKEGKILAVAPEGTRTRDGHLIQAKPGVAMLAMKAGVPILPVVYYGHEDYSANLKKLKRTPMAIKVGEPFRLDLNGQDREKGILQEVADEMMIEIARLLPEKYRGYYTDKVNDAQEFIEHLSGSTWQHVSQAFG
- a CDS encoding queuosine precursor transporter, whose product is MDAEKNSTPTTQFKYLDIITIVFVLVLVLSNIASSAKIIDWGISLGPIQLSFDAGTILFPISYIFGDVLTEVYGYKRSRRIIWLGFGALIFSALVFRVVQILPGEAVWESEVGQQSYNMILGSMSTGGIVVASLAGFFAGSFSNAIIMALMKLLTKGKYLWMRTIGSTIIGEGMDTFTFILVASALGVFPWEIFWSLTVTNYIFKVGVEALMTPVTYWVVNHLKKSEGVDVFDKDTKFSPFIFK
- the rsmI gene encoding 16S rRNA (cytidine(1402)-2'-O)-methyltransferase, with the translated sequence MLYLVATPIGNLGDISLRALEVLRSVDLIAAEDTRKTSILLNHYDIHKPQKSYHAFNEEKAVPKLMEMLLEGQSVAVVTDAGTPVISDPGYTLVRAAIENEIPVTAIPGASAVVMALSLSGLPAHSFTFKGFPPRKSGARKRFLAADAETPHTQVFYESTYRIEAFLEDALEVLGDRPAAVANDLTKKFETVSRGLLSELLEAVKKEKPRGEYTVVIEGKRD
- a CDS encoding queuine tRNA-ribosyltransferase family protein is translated as MTEPKTLSIRDKTIPLPIFLPDATLGYVRAVDSLDLLGVNIQALVMNTFHLMQKPGSSTIQAFNGLHSFADWPGLIITDSGGFQAYSLIHQNAQYGSLTDKGILFRPEGKDRKFILSPEKSIQLQISYDTDVVICLDDCTHVDAPREEQELSVQRTLDWAIRCKTEYNRQMDQRQVETANQPLIFGVIQGGGYPDLRRKCAEGLLEIGFDGFGYGGWPLDGDGNLLEDIVGLTRELVPAQFPMHALGIGHPLNLVKTYELGYEIFDCALPTRDARHGRLMRFTTAPDEALTGKDWLEFVYISDKKHIKDTRPISEHCDCPVCSHYSLGYLHHLFKTGDWLYQRLATLHNLRFMTQLTERLANHAG
- the rsmI gene encoding 16S rRNA (cytidine(1402)-2'-O)-methyltransferase; translated protein: MNTNTKTGKLYIVATPIGNPKDITLRALEILKKVDVVICEEYRLGSKLLHQLGIENELITLNEHNEMQEAQNILVRLAKGETMAIISDAGTPVFADPGQRLLELLYQSNIPVSPIPGPASLMAALSLCDFPITRFVFAGFPPRKTELREKFLSDYKTSSVPVILMDTPYRLTKMLEEVQTVFGKNQQILLACDMTLKKEGIYRGAVSDILPKVAGQKREFILILNLNRRRRR